From Dechloromonas sp. A34:
AGCCGCCCCTTGATGGCGATCACCGCCGCCACGATCAAGGTAATAGCCAGCCCGGGCTCAGCCGTTTCGCCGAGATAACCGCCGCCCAGGGTCAGCACGAGCAGGAAGAGCCAGGCCAGGGTCAGTTTGCGATCGTGGCTCATCTCAGTGCCAGACATAGGCGATCGGAAAAATGATCAGCCAGGCGAGGTCGATGGTGTGCCAGTAGCAGGCGAAAGCCTCTAGCCCTTCGTGATCCTCCGGCGAATAGGCGCCGGCCCAGGTCCGCGCCATGACCCAGAGGATGCCCAGGCTGCCCCAGCCAACATGGACCAGATGGTTGAAGGCCAGGTAGTAGTAGGTGGTGAAGAAGACGCCGGTCGAGCCGTTGATGCCCTGCTCGCCGTACCAGGCGAACTCGATGGTCTTGACGATCAGGTAGCCGACCCCACAGGCCAGCGCGCCGCCCAGCCAGTACAGCGTGTGGCGTGGCCGGTTGTGGCGGATGGCGCCGAGCGAACGGGCGACAAAGTAGCTGCTACTCAGCATCAGCACGGTGTTGATCACCCCGGCGCTGGTTGCCAGGCGGGCCGGGCCGTCGTGGAAGGCCTCCGGGTTGTGGGCGCGAGCCAGGAAAAAGACAATGAACATCAGCGCGAACTCGGTCAGTTCGCAGAAGATGCCGACCCAGATGCCCTTGTTGCCGGGAATCCGCCCGGCCGCCGGTTCAGGAAACGGAAGCGTGGTTGCCAGACTCAAGGCCTGATCCCCGGAAGTTGTTCACAGGCCGATTCTGGACAACTGCCGCCTTTACTTCCTTGATGCGCGGCAAAGATCGCCCGGCTTGCCGGGCGATCTGGCAAAACGCCTGGGCCTAACGCCCGCGTTCGTCGCGGTCGCGGTCGCGCTCGCCGCCACGGCCACGGTCACGTCCCCGCGACTCCTGTTGCGCCGGTACAGCCTGCGGTTGGGGCTGTGCTTGCGGCGCTGACTGCGGTGCCGGAGGAGCTGGCAGGCGGACGGCCGGGGCCTCGCTGGGGCGAGGTACCGGGCGCGACTCCGCGCGCATTTCGCGGCGGAACTCCCGTTCGCGTGGCGGCGGAGCCGACTGGGGAGCGGCTTGCGGCGGTGCCCGAATCACCGGTGCCGGGGGTGGCGCCTCCGGCGTGCGGAAAGCCGGGGACTCGGAGGAACGGGGTGCCGAGCGTGGTTCGTCGCGCATTTCGCGGCGGAATTCCCGTTCCCGGGACGGCGATGGCAGTGCCGGTTGGGGAGCTGCCTGCGGTTGCGGCGCCCGCACTGCTGGCACCGGTGACGATGCTTCCGGGGTGCGGAAAGCCGGCGCCTCGACGGAGCGGGCCGACTGACGGGGTTCGTCGCGCGTTTCACGCCGGAAGTCGCGTTCCCGGAATGCCGGCGGCGCTGATTCCTGGGGACGGAGGGCCGGGGCTTCGCTAGCGCGGAGCGACTGGCGCGGCTCGTCGCGCATTTCGCGGCGGAAGTCGCGCTCGCGGGGTGCCGGCACCGCCTGCGGCGCGCCTTGCGGTATGGCCTGCACCGACGCGGGCGACTGGAACTGGGCTTCCGGGCGAAAAGCGGGCGGGGCGGAATCGCGTGCGCCCTGCCTTTCCTGGCGCTCCTGCCGCGGCACATCGCGCCCGTCGCGTCCCGGCTCCCGAACGGACCCGAACGGCGACATGGCCGGGCGCTCATCCCGGGCTTCGCGCCGTGGCAGCGGGCCATCACCCCGACGGTTCGCCCCGTCGAACTCGCGAGCCGGCGAGGCAGATTGCATCCGCGCCCCCGAATCATCGCCGCGCCGGCCCTGAAAAGCGGGTTGTTGGCGACCTTCCGGACGCACCCGCGCGGCGGCAGGCGGCGCCAGCCAGTCGGCGCTCGGCGCCCGACCAGCCAGCGGGGCGCGTCCGAGGTCGTAGCGTTCGGCCCGGCGGACTTCGGTTGGCGTGATCGATTGCCCTTCGCGGAGCAAGCTGGCCGGCACCACGGTCACTGCCCGCGCCGTAGCGCGATGGGCGAACTGCTCGTGGCCTCCGGCACGGACGGTGCGGTCGATGATGCTCACGTCACGCACATGGGTGACGTTGATCTGTCGGACATAGCCGGCACTATGCTGATACCTCGGTACAAAGACCTCGCGCGGCGCGAGGGGGAACCAGCCGACTGCCGGCGCCGAACCGAAACCAAAGCTGACGCTCCAGCCTGGATTGCCCAGCCAGCCGACCAGCGCCGGGGCATAGACCGGCCGGGTCGAATGGTGGCCGGGGGTCCATCCCCAACGCCCACGGATCAGCGCCCAGCGCCCATAGTGGAATGGCGTGAAGCCCCACGGCGCCTGGTCGATCCAGGTCCATCCCCAGGGGGCCACCCAGGCCCAGCGCCCGAAGCGATAGGGCGCCCAGTCGTCGCCCACGCCGCGCGGGTACCAGACGCTGCCGTATTCATCTTCCGGACGCCAGTCGCCATAGGCATCGAGGTCCTGATAACCGGTCATGTAGGGTGACACATGACGGCGCGTAACGCTGGCCAGTGTGGCATTCTCGCGCTCGGCGACCCAACGGTCGAAGCCATCTAGATCGGAATCGCCCTCGATCGACACTCGGCCATCGCTCTCGAAGCTGGCCCTCTGGCCGGCGGCAACCGGCGTTATCCGCCCACGATCATCCAAAATGGCCTGCCCGGCCTGAGCGCTCAGTTCGCTGTGGTCAGAAAAGACATCGATCCGGTAACGACCGGGGGTCGCGAAACGAATGCTACCGTCCGGGGTATGGACCGTGACATCGTCCGCCTGGTCGCGATCGAGAATGCTGACGGCGAGACTGCCTTCATCGAGTTGCAGGCTGACTTGGCGGTCATCGACGATGACGAACTCGGAACGGCTGTTGCTGCCCAGCCGATAGGCGGTAGACCCGATCCAGATTTCGGCCCGCCCACGGCGGTCGGTTTCGAGCATTGCACCGCTGCTGATCGGCCAGTTGAGCGCAGCCGCAGTAGCCTCATCATCGCGGTCGGCACGAAAATCGACCCCGTTCTCAATCAGCGCCAGACGCCCGACCCGGGCAGGCGGGTCGGCCAAAGCGATGGCCGGAAGCAAGGCCAAAACCGCCAGCGCAACGCGGGCAAAAGACGAGAAGGAAGACATGATCAACTCCTGAAAAGGGGCATGGCGCGAAGCCGGGCAAGACGCCGTTGATCAATTAACGCAGCAACAGGAGGAATAGATGGACAAACGCCCTGGGCAAGACGTTTCAAAATGTTGCGAGGCCGGCCCCGCCTGGCTCAGGCGCTATCGCCGGCAACCCCGTACTTCTTGGTGACCGCGGCAGCGAGTTCGCGCGCCGACGCAACTTTCGGACTCTTACGGTCCTTGAGCTGGGCACGCCGCAGGTAATCTTCGGCCCGCGCCGCCAGTTCGGCATCCCAACCCTTCTGGTCGATCAGCGTGAAGATCGCCTTTGCCGCATTGACCAGGAACTGCAGGTTGGGAACCTGTTCGACCGCCTGGATCAGCAACCGAACGGCGCCTTCCAGGTCGCCGCTGCGGGCGGCCAGGACGCCCTTGTTGTTGAGTTCGATGATTTCCCTGCCGACCTGGTCGAGCAGGGCCTTGCCGGCATCCTGCTGTCCGGTCTTCTGGAAAACCTGTGAGATCTGGTCGATCAGATGGGTATCTTCGTGATTCTCGGCGGCCACCTGACGCATGATCTTTCCGGCGGCATCGGATTTACCGGTGGCATAGCAGGCATGCGCCAGATCGATGGCCAGGCGCTGCGAGACATGCTTGCCCTTGTCGGCCGACTCGGTCTCGATCTGCGTTTGCAAATCGAGTGCCTGCTCGACGAGTTGCCTGGCTTTGTCGGGCGAGCCTTCCTTTTCCAGGCAAAGGCTCTCGGTGACCAGCGCCGCCATCTCGGCCTGCTTGTCGCCGCGCCACTCGCGCTTCATTTCGCCAGCGATCTTGCGCGATGCCGCGACATTGCCGCGCTCGACCAGCACCCGTGACAGGTTGGCAAAATCATCGACGGTGCGCAGGCTCGAGCCCTTGCTGCGCTCGATGACCTTGCCATAGGCCTTTTCGGCGGTCAGCAGATCATTGTTGCGGGCTGCGACGTCACCGACCAGGCGCTGGCGCAGGGTATTGTGCGGTGAGGCATCGGCCGCCCGCTGCAGGGTCTGCTGCGCCTCGAGCAACTTGCCCTTGGCTTCTTGCACCGAGGCGAGAAAGTCATAGGCCGAGAGATATTCCGGCGCCTCCTGGGTCACCTGTTCAGCCAGCTGCCCGGCTTCGTCCAGCGCCCCACGGTCGCGCAAGGCGGTGGCCAGGCCCATCTTGGCCCAGGGTACGACCCGCCCTCGAGCACGCGGCGGAACACCGCCTCGGCCTCAGCCGTCCGGCCCAGGGTATGGAGCAGTTCGCCCTTGAAGCGCAATGCGTCATACATATAGACCGGCTGCTGCTGGATCACCCGGTCGCAGGCAGCAATCGCTTCCTGCAGGTCGCCGCGCTCAAGTTGCTCGTAGATTCGGCGCAAGACATGTTTCTTATAGATGGCCTTGACCAGGCGCGCCTGCAGTTGTTCGGCGGTAAACGGCTTGATCAGGTAGTCGTCCGGCGCCAGCTCGGCCAGCGCCACGACATTGGTATAGCCCCGTTCGCTGGTGATGATCATATAGACCGTGGCCAGCGGGATCAGGTGGGCATGGCGCAGTTCTTCAAGCAACTGCTGGCCGTCGCGACCGTCGTCGAGTACGAAATCGGAAAGAATGATGTCGAAGCGGTTGCTCTTGACCTGGCGGATCACCTCGGCCGAATTGCCTGCCCCATGCACCGAGGTTACCCCCAGTGCGCCGAGCATCAAACGCAAGGAATCGCGCGCCGGCGAATGGCGGTCGACGATCAACACCCGTTTCTTGGTCAGGGTCTGCTGCAAAACCAGCAGCATCTCTTCGTTATCAAGCGGGTTCGCGCTCTTGGCTGGGCTCATGCTCATTCCTGACAAATTACTTGAGTTCGCCAAGCAGGGCAAGCCGACCGGGGAAAACCTGTGTTTTTTCAGCGACCTGACGTAAAATCCGGCTCCCGATACTGCGCCGCAACATCCCACTTTCCCATGCTCTATCCCACCCGTTTCGATGTCATCGTTGTCGGCGGCGGTCATGCCGGCACCGAAGCCGCGCTGGCCGCGGCGCGGGCGGGTGCGAACACGTTGCTGCTGACCCACAACCTCGACACGCTGGGCGCGATGAGCTGCAATCCTTCGATCGGCGGCATCGGCAAGGGACATCTGGTGCGCGAGGTCGATGCCCTGGGCGGAGCGATGGCGGCGGCGACCGACGAAGCCGGCATCCAGTTCCGCATCCTCAATGCCTCGAAAGGCCCGGCTGTCCGCGCCACCCGCGCCCAGGCCGACCGCGTGCTCTACAAGCAGGCTATCCGTTCCCGGCTGGAAAATCAGCCCAACCTGACCATTTTCGCCGAAGCCTGCGACGACCTGATCGTCGAGGGCGAGCGCGTCGCCGGCGCCGTCACGCAGTTGGGAATCCGCTTCATGGCCGAGGCGGTCGTACTGACCGCCGGCACCTTCCTTAACGGCAAGATCCACGTCGGCCTGGAAAACTACACCGGTGGCCGCATGGGCGATCCGCCCTCGGTGTCGCTGGCCGCCCGCCTCAAGGAACTGCAGCTGCCGCAGGGCCGCCTGAAGACCGGCACGCCGCCGCGCCTCGACGGCAAGACCATCGACTTCTCGGTGATGGAAGAACAGCATTCGGACAACCCGCTGCCGGTCTTCTCCTTCCTCGGCAGTGCGGCCCTGCATCCGAAGCAGTTGCCGTGCTGGATCACCGAGACCAACGAGCGTACTCACGACATCATCCGCAGCGGGCTGGACCGCTCGCCGATGTACACCGGCGTCATTGAAGGCGTCGGGCCGCGCTACTGCCCGTCGATCGAGGACAAGATCCACCGCTTCGCCGACAAGAACCAGCACAACGTCTTCCTCGAACCAGAGGGCTTGACCACGCATGAGATCTATCCGAACGGCGTGTCCACCAGCCTGCCCTTCGACATCCAGCTGGCACTGGTGCGTTCGATCCGCGGTCTGGAAAACTGTCACATCCTGCGTCCCGGCTACGCCATCGAATACGATTTCTACGATCCGCGCGGCCTCAAGGACACGCTGGAAAGCAAGGCGATCGCCGGCCTGTTCTTCGCCGGCCAGATCAACGGCACGACTGGTTACGAAGAAGCCGCGGCGCAGGGCCTGCTCGCCGGCATCAATGCCGTGCGTTACGTGCGCGGCGAAGCGGGCTGGTGCCCGAAACGCAACGAGGCCTATCTCGGCGTACTGGTCGACGATCTGATCACGCGCGGCGTCTCCGACCCCTATCGGATGTTCACCAGCCGCGCCGAGTACCGCCTCTCCCTGCGCGAAGACAATGCCGACCTGCGCCTGACCGAACAGGGCCGCGCACTCGGCCTGGTCGACGACGTGCGCTGGAACGCCTTCTGCCGCAAGCGCGACGCCATCGCCGCCGAGCAGGAACGCCTGAAGGCGACCTGGGTCAATCCCAAGATCACACCAGCCGAAGACTGCATTCGCGTTCTCGGCAAGGCCATCGATCACGAATACAACCTCTTCGAACTGCTGCGCCGCCCCGAGGTGTCGTACGCTTCGCTGCTCAGTCTGCCCGGCGCCGGCGAGGCACAGAGCGACCCGCTGGTCGTCGAGCAACTGGAAATCTCCGCCAAGTACCAAGGCTACATCGACCGCCAGGCCGAGGAAGTCGCCCGTTCCGGTTCCTACGAGAACACGGTGCTGCCGGCCGATCTCGACTACTCGACCGTAGCCGGCCTCTCCAACGAGGTCAGGCAGAAGCTGGCCCAGCACAAGCCGCAGACCATCGGCCAGGCGTCGCGCATCCAGGGCATCACACCGGCGGCGATTTCGCTGCTGCTGATCCATCTGAAACGTTTCAACCTGTCGCAGGCGGCATGAGCGCGACCAGCCTCGCGGCCGGTCTGGCCGAACTCGGCATCGCGCTTCCCGAAGCGGCGCAGCACCAGTTGCTCGCCTTCCGCGACCTGCTGCTCAAATGGAACAGGACCTATAACCTGACCGCCCTGCGCGATCCGGCACAGGCTATCTCGCACCACTTGCTTGATTCGCTGGCCATCCTGCCCCACGTCGGCAGCGGCCCGCTTCTCGATGTCGGCAGTGGCGGCGGCCTGCCCGGCATTCCACTGGCCATCGCCCGCCCCGAGTTGTCGGTCAGCATGGTCGATACCGTGCAGAAGAAGGCAACTTTCCTGCAACAGGCGGCGATCGAACTCGGCCTCAAGAACGTTACCGCCCACCACGCGCGGGTCGAGGAAATGAGCGGTCAGTACGCCCAGATCAGCTCGCGCGCCTTCGCCGAAATCGGCCTCTTCATCAGCCTGACCCGCCACCTGCTAGCCCCTGGCGGCCGCTGGCTGGCCATGAAGGGGGTGCGTCCCGACGACGAACTCCAGGCCCTGCCGGCCGACATCGCGGTGGAAGCGATCATTCCGCTCGCCGTGCCGGGGCTGGATGCCGAACGACATTTGATCATTCTGAAAGCCGGGTCATGAAAGTACTCGCCATAACCAACCAGAAGGGCGGCGTCGGCAAGACGACGACGGCGGTCAATCTGGCCGCCTCGCTGGGCGCCGAGGGCCAGCGCGTGCTGTTGATCGACATGGATCCGCAGGGCAACGCCACCACCGGCGCCGGCATTACCAAGAAGGAAGCCCTGCCCACCGTTTACCAGTTGCTGATCGGCGCCGCGTCGCTGCTCGAAGTCTGCATCAAGACGGACTTCGCCTTCGACATCCTGCCCGCCAACCGCGAACTGGCCGGCGCCGAGGTCGAGCTGATCGAGCTCGACCAGCGCGAATACCGCCTGAAGCACGCTCTGCAACAAAACCACGCCGAATACGACTTCGTGCTCATCGACTGCCCGCCGGCCCTCAACATGCTGACCGTCAATGCACTGGTCGCCGCCGATTCGGTGCTGATCCCGATGCAGTGTGAGTACTACGCCCTGGAAGGCCTGTCCGATCTCGTCGAAACGCTGCGCAAGGTACGCCACCACCTGAATTCGCGGCTCGAAATCGAAGGCCTGCTGCGCACCATGTACAACCCGCAAAGCACGCTGACCCAGCAGGTCTCCAGCGAACTGGAAAGCCATTTCGGCAATAAGGTCTACAAGACCATCGTGCCGCGCAATGTCCGGCTGGCCGAAGCGCCATCCTATGGCAAACCGGTCATCGCCTTTGACAAGAACTCGAAAGGTGCGCAGGCCTACAGCGCGCTTGCCAGGGAAATTCTCGAAAGGGTCGCCCCATGATCAAGATGAAAGGACTCGGCCGCGGCCTCGATGCGCTGCTTTCGGGCAACGACAAACCGCACGGCGACGATCAGCGCAATCTGCCGGTCGAACGCCTGCGCCCCGGCAAGTACCAGCCGCGCACCCACATGGACGAAGCCTCGTTGGCCGAACTGGCAGCATCGATCAAGTCGCAGGGCGTGATGCAGCCAATCCTGGTCCGCGCCGTCGATAGCACGCCGGGTGCCGAACGTTATGAAATCGTCGCCGGCGAGCGCCGCTGGCGCGCCTCGCAACTGGCCGGACTGGCCGAAGTCCCGGTCCTGATCCGCAGCATTCCCGACGAACAGGCGCTGGCCATGGCGCTGATCGAAAACATCCAGCGCGAAAACCTCAATCCGCTGGAAGAAGCCCAGGGCCTGCAACGCCTGATCGACGAATTCGGCCTCACCCACCAGCAAGCCGCCGACGCTGTGGGCCGCTCACGGCCGGCGGCAAGCAATCTGCTGCGCCTCCTTCAATTGACCGCTCCGGTCCAGGAAATGCTGATGTCCGGCCAGCTCGACATGGGTCATGCCCGCGCCTTGCTGCCGATCTCCAGCGGCCAGCAGGTCGGCCTTGCACAGCGCATCATCCAGAAAGACCTCTCGGTCCGCGAGACCGAGCGCCTGGTGCAGCAACTCTTGAACCCGCCCAAGAAAGCCGCGGAAAAGACCATCGATCGCGATTTGCTGCGTTTGCAGGAAGAACTGTCAGATGGACTGGGCGCCGGTGTCGCCATTCGATCCAACAAGAAAGGGGCGGGCAAAGTGACGATCGAATTCTCCAGCCTCGAGCAACTGGATGGCCTGATTTCCCGGCTGCGCGTGTAATCGATGTCTCTATTCAGAATCCCCTGCCCATGCGGGAAAACCCTCAATTTGTGCGCTGCGGAAATTGACTCTTCTACAAGACTCCGATACACTCGCAAGGTTTCTGAACGAGGCATGCCTTGCACCCGCAAGTAAGCTGGATACTCAGCCGGCAAGCGGCATTGACAATTGTATTGGCGATCATCGCCATCCTGTTTGTCGGTGCAACAGCGGCAGTCTCTGTTCTGATCGGGGGATCAATCGGAATCATCGCCAATCTCGGGTATGTCCTGAGAGCTTTGCGCATGGGTTCGGGGACCAACCCGATCAAAGTTTATCGGGCGCAAGCCTCTGGCGAAGGGTTAAAATTCGTTCTGACTCTCGTCGGGTTTGCGCTGGTGTTTATAGGGTACAAGGGAGTGGCGGTTCTACCGCTCTTTCTTGGATACGCATCAACCTTCGTCATCTACTGGATGGCACTGCTGAAGCAACGCTAGGCTGACTGGAGAAAACATGAGCGCAGAAGGCGGCACCGCTGGTTACATTCAACACCACCTGACCAATCTCGTTGTCTGTGCAGACAGCGCCAAAGTCGATGGGGTGTGTACCGGGTTCTGGAGTTTCCACCTCGATACCCTGCTGGTTTCCGGCATTCTGGGGCTGGTGGTTTTCGGCCTCATGGCCATGCTGGCCAGCAAGGCAACGGCGGGCATCCCGTCCGGCGCCCAGAACTTCGTCGAAATGGTGGTTGGCATCGTCGATCAGCAGGTGCGCGACACCTTCCACGGCAAGAGCGCTCTGGTAACACCTCTGGCCATCACCATTTTCGTCTGGGTGTTCGTCATGAATGCCATGGACTTGATTCCGGTGGACTTCCTCCCCGTAGCACTCCAGGCAGCAACCGGCAATCATGAATTACCCTTCAAGTTCGTGCCGACTACCGACCCCAACCTGACGTTTGCCATGTCGCTCACCGTATTCCTTATCTCGGTCTTCATGGGCTTGAAGGTAAAAGGTTTCGGTCACTTTATGCACGAAGTGTTCGCGGTCCCGTTTGGTCTCAAACTCGCCCCGATCAACCTCCTGTTCCGTATCGTTGAGGAAATCGCCAGGCCGATCTCGTTATCTCTGCGTCTCTTCGGCAACATGTACGCCGGCGAAATGGTTTTCATCCTGATCGCCCTGCTCGGTCTCTATCAGTTGCCACTGGCCTTGCCTTGGGAACTGTTCCACATTCTGATCATTACCCTGCAAGCCTTCGTGTTCATGATGCTGACCATCGTGTACATGTCGATGGCCGCAGAATCGCACTGATTCGTACCCGTTTTTCAGTAGTTTTTACTTTAACCCCGCAATAACCAACCTTACTTAGGAGTAAACATGGAACTCGCAACCGTTCTCTCCAACACCGCTATCGCTGTAGCCATCCTGATCGGCGCCGGCGCTCTCGGTACCGCCATCGGCTTCGGTATCCTGGGTGGCCGTTTCCTGGAAGGCGCTGCCCGCCAGCCGGAACTGATCCCCACGCTGCAAGTCAAGCTGTTCATCGTCGCCGGTCTGCTCGACGCTGTGACCATGATCGGTGTTGGTATCGCCCTGTTCCTGCTCTTCGCAAATCCGTTCCTGGCTCTGCTGAAGTAATCACCCGCACACCCCTGAAACCCATATAACCAGGAGGTTAGCGTGAATATCAACGCTACACTGATTGGCCAGGCAATCTGGTTTGCACTCTTCATCTGGATCACGATGAAGTACGTCTGGCCGCCGCTCCAAAAAGCGATGGCAGACCGGCAAGCCCAGATCGCTGATGGCCTGGCTGCAGCCGAACGTGGCAAAAACGAGCAGGAGCTCGCTGCCAAACGTTCCGCCGACGCCCTGCGGGAAGCCAAAGGCAAGGCCGCCGAACTCGTCGCCCAAGCCGAAAAGCGTGCGCAACAGATCGTCGAAGAGGCCAAAGGCACTGCCAAGGTCGAGCACGACAAGATCGTTACCAGCGCCCAAGCCGAGATCGACCAGGAAGTCGAACGTGCCCGCCAGCAATTGCGTGAGCGCGTCGCCGAACTGGCAGTGGCTGGTGCCGAGAAGATCCTGCGCAAGGAAATCAACGCGTCCGCGCATGCTGACATGCTGGTCGCCCTGAAACAGGACCTGTAAGCAATGGCTGAATCCGTCACTATCGCCCGTCCTTACGCCGAAGCCCTGTTTCGCGCGGCCAAGGAAAGCGGCAATCTGGCCAAGTGGGCCGAGCCGGTCGCATCGCTCGCCCGGGTGGCTGCCAATCCCGAAGTCCGCTCGGCTGTCGGTGATCCCAATGTGGCGGCCCCGCAACTGGTCGACCTCTTCCGGTCTGCCTGCGGTACGGCGGTAGATACGGAGCTGGCGAACTTCATCCAGCTGCTGTCCAATAACGACCGTCTGGGGCTGCTGCCGGAAATCGGCGCTTTGTACGAAAGTTACAAGCGTAGCGAGGAAGGCACCAAGCAGGCTGAAATCATTTCGGCCTTCCCGATCGATGACAACCAGGTGAAAGCCCTGGTGCCCCAACTCGAAGCCGTCTTCAAGACCAAGCTCGAAACCTCGGTGTCGGTTGATTCCGCACTGATTGGTGGCATCAAGGTAATCGTTGGCGACCAGATGCTGGATGCTTCAGTCCGCGGCAAGCTCGACGCCATGGCTACGGCGCTGAACAACTAGGAGAATTTCATGCAGTTGAATCCTTCCGAAATTTCTGAACTGATCAAGAGCAAGATCCAGAACCTGCAAGGCGCATCGGAAGTGCGCACGCAGGGCACGGTGGTTTCCGTTACTGACGGTATCTGTCGTGTGCACGGCCTGCAAGACGTTATGCAGGGCGAAATGCTGGAATTCCCCGGCAATACCTTCGGCATGGCGCTCAACCTCGAGCGTGATTCCGTCGGCGCTGTGGTTCTTGGTGCTTACGAACACATTTCCGAAGGCGACGTCGTCAAGACGACCGGTCGCATTCTGGAAGTGCCGGTCGGCGAAGAACTGCTCGGCCGTGTGGTCAATTCCCTCGGTCAGCCGATCGACGGCAAGGGCCCGCTCAATAACAAGCAAAGCGACAAGATCGAAAAGGTCGCTCCGGGCGTTATTTGGCGTAAGTCGGTGTCGCAGCCGGTACAAACCGGCCTGAAGGCTATCGATGCCATGGTTCCAGTCGGTCGCGGCCAGCGCGAACTGATCATTGGCGA
This genomic window contains:
- a CDS encoding ATP synthase subunit I produces the protein MHPQVSWILSRQAALTIVLAIIAILFVGATAAVSVLIGGSIGIIANLGYVLRALRMGSGTNPIKVYRAQASGEGLKFVLTLVGFALVFIGYKGVAVLPLFLGYASTFVIYWMALLKQR
- a CDS encoding F0F1 ATP synthase subunit delta, translating into MAESVTIARPYAEALFRAAKESGNLAKWAEPVASLARVAANPEVRSAVGDPNVAAPQLVDLFRSACGTAVDTELANFIQLLSNNDRLGLLPEIGALYESYKRSEEGTKQAEIISAFPIDDNQVKALVPQLEAVFKTKLETSVSVDSALIGGIKVIVGDQMLDASVRGKLDAMATALNN
- the atpB gene encoding F0F1 ATP synthase subunit A; the protein is MSAEGGTAGYIQHHLTNLVVCADSAKVDGVCTGFWSFHLDTLLVSGILGLVVFGLMAMLASKATAGIPSGAQNFVEMVVGIVDQQVRDTFHGKSALVTPLAITIFVWVFVMNAMDLIPVDFLPVALQAATGNHELPFKFVPTTDPNLTFAMSLTVFLISVFMGLKVKGFGHFMHEVFAVPFGLKLAPINLLFRIVEEIARPISLSLRLFGNMYAGEMVFILIALLGLYQLPLALPWELFHILIITLQAFVFMMLTIVYMSMAAESH
- the atpE gene encoding F0F1 ATP synthase subunit C, whose product is MELATVLSNTAIAVAILIGAGALGTAIGFGILGGRFLEGAARQPELIPTLQVKLFIVAGLLDAVTMIGVGIALFLLFANPFLALLK
- a CDS encoding F0F1 ATP synthase subunit B, translating into MNINATLIGQAIWFALFIWITMKYVWPPLQKAMADRQAQIADGLAAAERGKNEQELAAKRSADALREAKGKAAELVAQAEKRAQQIVEEAKGTAKVEHDKIVTSAQAEIDQEVERARQQLRERVAELAVAGAEKILRKEINASAHADMLVALKQDL